The Euphorbia lathyris chromosome 2, ddEupLath1.1, whole genome shotgun sequence genome includes a window with the following:
- the LOC136219664 gene encoding aluminum-activated malate transporter 9-like yields the protein MAKKMGSFRSSLLEKRERHHYKGYSEIGFPHMGDQDYAPSNCCSYRCCCDKLVAFCRSVQDVAVKGYNMGKSDPRKIVFAAKMGFSLMLLSLLIYWKEPVKDLSRNSVWAVLTVVVVFEFSIGATLSKGFNRALGTLSAGGLALGVAELSKVAGEYEEIVIVISIFIMGFAASYTKLYPTMKPYEYGFRVYLLTYCMVMMSGYRTREFIHTAVTRFVLIALGAAVGLIVNICIYPIWAGEDLHNLVAKNFMSVATSLEGCVNGYLNCVEYERIPSKILTYQASDDPLYSGYRAAVESTSQEDALLSFAIWEPPHGPYKSFAYPWKNYVKVSGALRHCAFMVMAMHGCILSEIQAPPERRQVFRRELQNVGAEGAKLLRAIGTKVKKMEKLGRVDILYQVHEAAENLQTKVDKKSYILVDSESWEIGHSINDLGDGQESLHIEDQNRFLQHKSYSEAVLDLRSLPNNWDSRTNTKDIKPVLPPPVPPAGATPKMTKKQTSFPARLSFSESMPPQLEESKTYESASALSLATFTSLLIEFVARLQNLVDSFEELSEKANFKDPDEIVPVERSGCWRLQSLKFWN from the exons ATGGCTAAGAAAATGGGTTCGTTTAGAAGTAGTCTTTTAGAGAAACGAGAGAGGCACCATTACAAGGGTTATTCTGAGATTGGGTTTCCGCATATGGGTGATCAAGATTATGCACCCAGCAATTGCTGCAGCTATCGTTGTTGTTGCGATAAGCTCGTTGCCTTTTGTAGAAGCGTACAGGATGTTGCAGTTAAGGGTTATAACATGGGCAAGTCTGATCCTAGGAAAATTGTTTTCGCGGCTAAGATGGGTTTCTCTTTGATGCTTCTTTCCCTGCTCATTTACTGGAAAGAGCCTGTTAAAGACCTCAGTCGCAACTCTGTTTGGGCTGTTCTTACCGTTGTCGTTGTCTTTGAATTCAGTATAG GAGCAACACTTAGCAAAGGATTTAATCGCGCTCTTGGAACATTATCAGCAGGAGGCCTTGCTTTGGGTGTGGCAGAATTGTCTAAAGTAGCTGGAGAATATGAAGAAATTGTTATTGTGATCAGTATTTTCATCATGG GTTTTGCTGCATCTTATACAAAACTGTACCCAACTATGAAGCCTTATGAATATGGCTTTCGAGTATACTTGTTGACATACTGTATGGTTATGATGTCTGGGTATAGGACCAGGGAATTTATTCATACAGCTGTTACACGATTTGTGCTTATTGCATTGGGCGCTGCTGTTGGTTTGATAGTAAATATATGCATTTACCCCATTTGGGCTGGCGAGGATTTGCACAATTTGGTTGCAAAAAATTTCATGAGTGTGGCAACTTCGTTGGAAG GTTGTGTTAATGGGTACCTGAATTGTGTCGAATATGAAAGGATCCCTTCAAAAATCCTTACCTACCAAGCCTCTGATGACCCACTTTATAGTGGTTACAGAGCAGCTGTAGAATCTACGAGTCAAGAGGATGCACTG TTAAGTTTTGCTATTTGGGAGCCACCTCATGGTCCTTATAAATCATTTGCGTACCCTTGGAAGAATTATGTCAAAGTAAGTGGCGCACTTAGGCATTGTGCATTCATGGTCATGGCAATGCATGGGTGTATACTTTCAGAGATACAG GCTCCTCCTGAGCGACGACAAGTTTTCCGTCGGGAGCTGCAAAATGTGGGAGCTGAAGGGGCTAAACTGTTGCGTGCAATAGGGACCAAAgtgaaaaaaatggaaaaactaGGCAGAGTTGATATTCTTTATCAGGTGCACGAGGCAGCAGAAAATTTGCAAACCAAGGTGGACAAGAAATCTTACATTCTTGTTGATTCCGAGAGTTGGGAAATTGGACATTCAATAAATGATTTGGGAGATGGCCAAGAATCTCTGCATATTGAGGATCAAAATAGATTCCTGCAACACAAATCCTATAGTGAAGCTGTGCTGGATCTCAGATCATTGCCAAATAATTGGGATAGCCGTACCAATACCAAGGACATAAAGCCTGTGTTGCCTCCACCAGTTCCCCCCGCCGGAGCCACGCCCAAGATGACCAAGAAACAGACCTCCTTTCCGGCCCGCCTTTCATTTAGTGAGTCAATGCCGCCACAGTTGGAGGAGTCAAAAACATATGAAAGTGCGAGTGCATTGAGTCTAGCTACGTTTACATCGCTTTTGATTGAATTTGTTGCGAGGCTTCAGAATCTTGTGGATTCGTTCGAAGAATTAAGCGAGAAGGCAAATTTCAAAGACCCAGATGAAATAGTACCAGTGGAGAGAAGTGGGTGTTGGAGATTGCAAAGTTTGAAGTTCTGGAATTAA
- the LOC136219663 gene encoding LOW QUALITY PROTEIN: pentatricopeptide repeat-containing protein At5g43790-like (The sequence of the model RefSeq protein was modified relative to this genomic sequence to represent the inferred CDS: inserted 2 bases in 1 codon; deleted 1 base in 1 codon), translated as MKSSNPLFTHPVLNILQKCKTVATLKQVHAQMVGTGLTLHTYPLSRLLLISSTFDITYTLSIFNQIPNPTIFLFNIVISSLVNHKNYSHIAFSLYKSILFHNTVKPNAYTYPSLFKACGLPPWVPYGLILHTHIFKFLAPDYDHFVQAALLNYYANSGKLDVARYLFDEMSKPDLPTWNSVLGAYARSASIDNGDACSLSIETLYLFSEMQTSLIRPNEITFVALISACANLGAFSQGVWAHVYILKNNLRLNCHVGTALVEMYSKCGCADLAYQVFDKMSQRDTLCYNSMIGGLAINGEGDRALELYRNMKHEDLTPDIVTFIVTMSACSHVGLVEDGCKIFESIREVYGIEPTLEHYGCIVDLLSRAGRIGEAEEKIMNMPMKPNAIIWRSLLGAARIHGNLEIAEIALKQLNNLEPETSGNYVLLSNIYASNNKWEDVKKVRKLMKDNGIIKKPGSSLVDVXKFIMGEKEDALSYHSEKLAIAFAVLVSDSSAPNRIIKNLRICSDCHVSIKLQPKVYGRQVIIRDRNRFHHFKDGDCSCLDFC; from the exons ATGAAATCTTCAAACCCTTTATTTACTCACCCAGTCTTAAATATCTTACAAAAATGCAAAACCGTAGCCACACTTAAGCAAGTTCATGCTCAAATGGTAGGGACTGGTCTTACCCTCCACACTTACCCTCTTAGTAGACTCCTCCTTATCTCTTCCACCTTCGACATTACCTACACTCTTTCTATATTTAATCAAATTCCAAATCCTACTATTTTCCTCTTCAACATTGTCATTTCGTCCCTTGTCAATCACAAAAACTATTCCCATATTGCTTTCTCTCTTTACAAGAGTATTCTGTTTCACAACACTGTTAAACCCAATGCTTACACTTACCCTTCTCTATTCAAAGCTTGCGGGTTGCCCCCATGGGTTCCATACGGCTTAATTCTTCATACCCATATCTTCAAATTCCTTGCACCCGACTATGATCACTTTGTTCAGGCTGCGTTGCTTAATTACTACGCGAATTCTGGCAAATTGGATGTTGCCAGATATTTGTTTGATGAAATGAGTAAACCGGATTTGCCTACTTGGAATTCTGTTTTAGGGGCTTATGCTCGTAGTGCTAGCATTGATAATGGAGATGCTTGTAGTTTATCAATAGAGACGTTATATTTGTTCAGTGAGATGCAAACTTCTTTAATTAGGCCTAATGAAATTACTTTTGTAGCTCTAATCAGTGCTTGTGCTAATTTGGGTGCTTTTAGTCAAGGTGTGTGGGCACATGTATATATACTGAAGAACAACCTGAGATTGAACTGCCATGTGGGTACTGCTTTAGTAGAAATGTACTCAAAATGTGGGTGTGCAGATTTAGCATATCaggtgtttgataaaatgtctCAAAGGGACACATTATGTTACAATTCGATGATTGGGGGATTAGCAATAAACGGTGAAGGAGACAGAGCCTTGGAACTTTACAGGAACATGAAACATGAAGATCTAACTCCTGATATCGTAACATTTATTGTCACAATGTCTGCCTGTTCTCATGTGGGCTTAGTAGAGGATGGTTGTAAGATTTTTGAGTCTATCAGAGAGGTTTATGGTATTGAACCAACACTTGAGCATTATGGGTGCATAGTTGATCTTCTTAGCCGAGCAGGGCGAATTGGAGAAGCTGAAGAAAAGATCATGAACATGCCTATGAAGCCAAATGCAATAATATGGAGGTCTTTATTAGGAGCTGCAAGAATCCATGGCAATTTAGAGATTGCAGAGATTGCTCTTAAGCAACTAAATAATCTAGAACCCGAAACAAGTGGAAACTACGTTCTTTTGTCGAACATATACGCGAGCAACAATAAATGGGAAGATGTGAAGAAAGTGAGAAAATTGATGAAAGACAATGGAATCATAAAAAAGCCAGGTAGTAGTTTAGTTGATGT GAAGTTCATCATGGGAGAGAAAGAAGATGCCTTGTCATACCATAGTGAAAAGCTGGCCATTGCATTTGCTGTTCTGGTGAGTGATTCGAGTGCCCCAAATAGAATAATAAAGAATCTTCGTATATGTAGTGATTGCCATGTAAGTATTAAGCTCCAACCAAAGGTATATGGGAGACAGGTGATAATAAGG GATAGAAATAGGTTTCATCATTTCAAGGATGGAGATTGTTCTTGTCTTGATTTTTGCTAA